One genomic window of Fusarium fujikuroi IMI 58289 draft genome, chromosome FFUJ_chr01 includes the following:
- a CDS encoding probable RAS GTPase-activating protein sar1, giving the protein MSSYDGSRSARQSKRYSMSALYMSISANEGDLQIEDELAKAQKALRDLKSKISSQSKKNFVLEKDVRYLDSRIALLIQNRMALEEQNEVASHLEDALEMQQGVFPNDDKTQKYGNLLLVSMSEIDSLLQTVMFTIYGNQYESREEHLLLTMFQSVLTYQFDNTPDYSSLLRANTPVSRMMTTYTRRGPGQSFLKSVLADRINGLIELKDLDLEINPLKVYERMIEQIEEDTGQLPPHLPKGITGEQAAENPQVQAIIEPRLTMLTEIANGFLTTIIEGLEEAPYGIRWICKQIRSLTKRKYPDANDQVICTLIGGFFFLRFINPAIVTPKSYMLIDGTPAERPRRTLTYIAKMLQNLANKPSYAKEPYMAKLQPFIHQNKDRINKFMLDLCEVQDFYESLEMDNYVALSKKDLELEITLNEVYAMHSLLDKHHDELCKDDNSHLAIIMSELGSSPPQLPRKENRVINLPLFSRWESAIGDLTAALDITQEEVYFMEAKSIFVQVMRSIPATSGVARRPLRLERIADAAATNRSDAVMVRKGIRAMELLSQLQELRVIDKADQFSLLRDEVEQELQHLGSLKEGVITETQKLQEVYKTIRDHNVYLNGQLETYKSYLHNVRSQSEGTKRKQQKQQVLGPYKFTHQQLEKEGVIQKSNVPDNRRANIYFNFTSPLPGTFVISLHYKGRNRGLLELDLKLDDLLEMQKDNQDDLDLEYVQFNVPKVLALLNKRFARKKGW; this is encoded by the exons ATGTCTTCCTACGACGGCTCGCGCTCTGCGCGCCAGTCGAAGCGCTACTCGATGTCAGCTCTCTACATGTCGATTTCTGCCAACGAGGGAGATCTACAGATTGAAGATGAGCTTGCCAAAG CACAAAAGGCGCTGCGTGATCTTAAGTCTAAGATCTCATCACAgtcgaagaagaacttcGTTTTGGAAAAAGATGTGCGGTATCTAGATTCCCGAATTGCGTTGCTTATCCAAAACCGTATGGCCCTGGAAGAG CAAAACGAAGTTGCCAGCCATCTCGAAGATGCTCTTGAAATGCAGCAGGGTGTCTTCCCTAACGACGACAAAACTCAGAAATACGGAAAcctttt GCTCGTCTCGATGTCTGAGATTGATTCGCTGCTCCAGACTGTCATGTTTACTATCTACGGAAACCAATACGAAAGTCGAGAAGAGCATCTCTTGCTCACTATGTTCCAG TCCGTCTTGACATATCAGTTCGACAACACACCGGACTACTCCTCCTTGCTCCGCGCTAATACTCCCGTCTCTCGAATGATGACTACATACACCCGAAGAGGTCCTGGTCAAAGTTTCCTCAAATCCGTGCTTGCTGATAGAATCAATGGCTTGATCGAGCTGAAGGATCTTGACCTGGAAATCAACCCGCTCAAGGTCTACGAGCGAATGATTGAACAGATCGAAGAGGATACTGGCCAACTGCCTCCCCATCTTCCCAAGGGAATCACTGGTGAACAAGCCGCCGAGAACCCTCAGGTTCAGGCCATCATTGAGCCCCGCTTAACTATGTTGACCGAGATTGCTAATGGCTTCTTGACCACCATTATTGAGGGCCTCGAGGAAGCGCCTTATGGTATCCGATGGATTTGCAAACAAATCAGGAGCTTAACCAAGCGCAAATATCCAGATGCTAATGACCAGGTCATTTGTACCTTGATCGGtggattcttctttttgcgcTTCATTAACCCTGCGATCGTTACCCCGAAATCTTACATGCTTATCGACGGAACCCCGGCCGAACGACCCAGACGAACTCTAACATATATCGCCAAGATGCTTCAGAACCTCGCGAACAAGCCATCCTACGCCAAGGAGCCGTACATGGCTAAGCTTCAGCCGTTCATTCATCAGAACAAGGACAGAATCAATAAGTTCATGCTCGATCTCTGCGAGGTCCAGGATTTCTATGAGAGCCTCGAGATGGATAATTATGTTGCCCTATCAAAGAAGgatcttgaacttgagaTCACCCTCAATGAAGTGTACGCCATGCACTCGTTGCTTGACAAGCATCATGACGAGTTGTGCAAGGATGACAATTCGCATCTTGCTATCATTATGTCGGAATTGGGATCATCGCCCCCTCAGTTGCCGCGCAAAGAGAACAGAGTTATCAACTTGCCTTTATTCAGTAGATGGGAGTCAGCTATTGGCGATCTGACAGCAGCATTGGATATCACGCAGGAAGAGGTTTATTTCATGGAAGCCAAGTCGATTTTCGTACAAGTCATGCGATCGATTCCAGCAACTAGTGGGGTAGCCAGAAGACCACTGCGACTAGAACGCATTGCTGATGCCGCAGCTACAAATCGCAGTGATGCAGTAATGGTTCGCAAAGGTATCCGGGCCATGGAACTGTTATCCCAGCTTCAGGAATTGCGCGTTATCGACAAGGCCGATCAATTCAGCCTACTTCGAGACGAAGTTGAGCAggagcttcaacatctcggATCACTCAAAGAGGGTGTCATCACTGAGACCCAGAAGCTGCAAGAAGTCTACAAGACGATCCGTGATCATAATGTCTATCTCAACGGACAACTCGAGACTTACAAAAGCTACCTGCACAACGTTCGATCACAGAGCGAGGGTACTAAGAGAAAGCAACAGAAGCAGCAAGTCCTTGGTCCGTACAAGTTCACACACCAGcagcttgagaaggagggcgTCATCCAGAAGAGTAATGTCCCCGACAACAGACGGGCCAACATATACTTCAACTTTACCAGTCCACTACCTGGAACATTCGTCATTTCATTGCACTATAAGG GTCGCAATAGAGGTCTCCTTGAATTGgatctcaagcttgatgatctgcttGAGATGCAAAAGGACAATCAGGATGACCTGGACCTGGAATATGTCCAGTTCAACGTGCCAAAGGTCCTGGCGTTGTTGAACAAACGCTTCGCGAGGAAGAAGGGCTGGTAA